One part of the Flavobacterium johnsoniae UW101 genome encodes these proteins:
- a CDS encoding S24 family peptidase gives MGSTERMREYLDYKGITKYKFCNDLGFSNKFLDNSSNMGTDKACKILHYYPEINSEWLLTGNGPMIKEDNTNIVIMNNDRRTIDTLHVSQEIPLYDLEAVAGLRELFNSGKPQRVLDTIKIPNLPKCDGAISVTGDSMYPLLKSGDIVLYKETEFENIFFGEMYLLSVKLNDWEEYITVKYVQKSDLGSEFVKLVSQNSHHQPKDIHISKISALALIKASIRINTMM, from the coding sequence ATGGGGTCAACTGAAAGAATGCGTGAATATCTTGATTATAAAGGAATTACTAAATATAAGTTCTGTAATGATTTAGGTTTTTCTAATAAATTTTTAGACAATAGCAGTAATATGGGAACAGATAAGGCGTGTAAAATTTTACACTATTATCCGGAAATTAATTCTGAGTGGCTTTTAACCGGAAACGGACCTATGATAAAAGAAGATAATACCAATATTGTAATTATGAATAACGACCGAAGAACGATCGATACACTGCATGTGAGCCAGGAAATACCATTATATGATCTAGAAGCTGTGGCGGGTTTACGAGAATTATTCAACAGCGGAAAACCACAAAGAGTTTTGGATACAATAAAAATTCCCAATCTGCCAAAATGTGATGGAGCTATTTCTGTAACTGGAGACAGTATGTATCCGCTTTTAAAATCAGGAGATATCGTCCTCTATAAAGAAACTGAGTTTGAAAATATCTTTTTTGGTGAAATGTATCTTTTAAGCGTAAAACTAAATGACTGGGAAGAATACATTACTGTAAAATACGTTCAAAAATCAGATCTAGGATCAGAATTTGTAAAATTGGTAAGCCAGAATTCACATCATCAGCCAAAAGATATTCATATCTCAAAAATTTCGGCATTGGCACTTATAAAAGCTAGTATCCGTATCAATACCATGATGTAA
- a CDS encoding methyl-accepting chemotaxis protein: MEQFLYPTLTAFFAAFITWFFSMRKSLAEDRAAELDNAVSAVKYYRDLLDDLTARLTAATDTIKKMEIQHKELMFINQQLVDELQKFKQLNGKQS, encoded by the coding sequence ATGGAGCAATTTCTATACCCCACTCTAACCGCATTTTTTGCTGCTTTTATTACCTGGTTTTTCTCAATGCGAAAATCACTCGCCGAAGACAGGGCCGCAGAACTGGACAACGCCGTAAGTGCCGTAAAATATTATCGTGATCTTCTGGACGATCTTACAGCCCGACTTACAGCCGCCACAGATACCATCAAAAAAATGGAAATACAGCACAAAGAACTCATGTTTATCAATCAGCAGTTGGTTGATGAATTACAAAAATTTAAACAGTTAAACGGAAAACAGTCATGA
- a CDS encoding CHAP domain-containing protein, producing the protein MTLAQKTIEIATAQIGVEEIPRNSNSGPEVEIYLRSVGLSKGYAWCMAFVYWCTQKASLQINAKNPLKKTAGVLDQYNSRPLLVKKTPQPGDVFIMDLKNGLGHTGFVEKVTGTTIYTIEGNTNDTGGREGYKVARRKRDVKSIKGFLRL; encoded by the coding sequence ATGACACTAGCCCAAAAAACTATCGAAATCGCCACGGCACAAATTGGTGTCGAAGAAATTCCCAGAAACAGCAACTCCGGCCCTGAAGTTGAAATTTATTTAAGAAGTGTCGGACTTTCAAAAGGATATGCCTGGTGTATGGCTTTTGTGTACTGGTGTACACAAAAGGCCTCTCTGCAGATTAATGCTAAAAATCCTTTAAAGAAAACAGCAGGTGTTCTGGATCAATACAACTCGAGACCTCTTTTGGTAAAGAAAACTCCACAGCCTGGAGATGTCTTTATTATGGATTTAAAAAATGGTTTAGGCCATACCGGATTTGTAGAAAAAGTAACCGGAACTACAATCTATACAATTGAAGGAAATACTAATGATACCGGAGGCCGTGAAGGCTACAAAGTGGCCAGAAGAAAACGTGATGTAAAAAGTATTAAAGGCTTTTTACGTCTGTAA
- a CDS encoding DUF3164 family protein: protein MNNALTNTINPSMDLSQFSAQQLKEALNRIENKKNEERDAYKKLVAETIPKALSRLHETSEMMRNAKTETFQLFETILDLKNQVYGFKEKQMSHTFSNDKEEITIGYRINEGWDDTVTIGIEKVQNYISSLSTSKETASLVKIVFNLLKKDAKGNLKGSRVLELQKLTKEFNNEEFTDGVEIIASSFKPIRSSWFIEASRINENGVRTNIPLSMSSVDFLQGYAFNFFNQQNEQNHAA from the coding sequence ATGAATAATGCCTTAACAAACACAATCAACCCATCTATGGATTTATCTCAATTTTCTGCACAGCAATTAAAAGAAGCTTTAAACCGAATTGAAAATAAAAAAAATGAAGAAAGAGATGCTTATAAAAAACTGGTAGCCGAAACTATTCCGAAAGCGCTTTCGAGATTACATGAAACTTCTGAAATGATGAGAAATGCTAAAACAGAAACTTTTCAATTGTTTGAAACTATTCTGGATTTAAAAAATCAGGTTTATGGTTTTAAAGAAAAGCAGATGTCGCATACTTTTTCTAATGATAAGGAAGAAATCACAATTGGATATCGCATTAATGAAGGATGGGACGATACGGTGACAATTGGTATCGAAAAGGTGCAGAACTATATTTCGTCACTTTCAACGAGCAAAGAAACCGCATCGTTAGTAAAAATCGTTTTTAATTTATTAAAAAAAGATGCTAAAGGGAATTTAAAAGGCTCACGTGTTTTGGAACTTCAAAAATTAACGAAAGAATTTAATAATGAAGAATTTACCGATGGTGTCGAAATTATCGCTTCTTCTTTTAAACCTATCCGCTCAAGCTGGTTTATTGAGGCAAGCCGAATTAATGAAAATGGTGTGAGAACCAATATTCCGTTGTCTATGTCGTCTGTAGATTTTTTACAAGGATATGCTTTTAATTTCTTCAACCAGCAAAACGAACAAAATCATGCAGCCTAA
- a CDS encoding hybrid sensor histidine kinase/response regulator transcription factor, with product MRNIKIYILSCFAFLSISFGVSAQRSDLYFDHIDYDVSFSQSMISSIHQTKKGFIWIGTANGLISYDGYNFLRYVYNKDILNTISNNHINVILEDRQKELWVGTNNGLNLFNKNERSFLRVDVQKIKGGRNYISSIIQDDQNQIWIGTFGGIKRLNREKYLLEEISNDHNSPFRKSRVLSLFYDRNYGVLVGTSKGLECFDPKNGSKKILPKTLTDNEALIKSKIWKIIKEKNGNLWFATEANGVFYFDTDKNIVKNYLLNTNNKNSLSSNWVNDIVSVDNNTIWFATKNGLCVYKKDKNEFTKYGHNPLESYSLSDDDVKCFLKDRHNDIWIGTNGGGVNFFQKTNTNFTNIREVIKPSFGLNTAFVNAVVRENDGSVWVGTNGGGLNYLDFRNNKNISYQIEGYDFDKSVNMITALVNQNEQNLFCGTFNGLFKFNKNSKTFQFISLSRKDSKERERPITSLLMDNTDLWVGTNGNGLKKVMPDGTVEIYMADGTSNSLSDNFITDIVNRKDGLWIATQYGLNYFDKKLKQVTRVFKAGPKSGLSNNSLTVMFTDSKNRFWVGAESGGVNIFDEKKGRFFEINRSMGFTDETIKSISEDSEGNIWISDNNLLYKIKTKTIKPVLDIADFEITSYSSNDGLKVKQFSNNCSVQLNAKELVFGCSNGLIVFNSSKLIKTKDKSPIVFTKLIVNNEEIRPGNKEVALEKRISETTEITLKHDQGYIGLEFSAMSFISPEKNEYAYKLESSNKDEWHIIGSQHYINLTNLNSGTYLLKIKTSNGGGEWNPNIKTLKITILPPWWKTWWAYLFYIVLLTGASVLLFRFFRNRELLKQAFYLEQVEKERQEELYKMKLDFFTNVSHEIRTPLTLISGPVEELLSSAEKNSNLEQKLKTIKNNSDRLLKLVNELMDFRKAEKGSMKIYCEQQDIVSFCFDIYESFRGIAVEKKIDYKFVLNINTVQLYFDKNQMEKVIYNLLSNAFKFTGKNGRITLGVEQKEDSDYVEIKVKDNGIGIPENRKKKIFKNFFQLDERGSANLGSGIGLALSKSIVELHHGEIKVQTEEDPNFTTIFTIKLKKGKDHFKKSQIVDNSVKIEENANPISDVKTEIETYEREYEELENSNKKTVLVIEDNEEVLSFVYDILYHDYRVLKFTDGIHALEYMEKEIPDLIVTDVMMPEMDGFELCTILKTNQNTNHIPVILLTAKSSTLNRIEGLSTGADAYISKPFSIEELKLTIANLLSAKEIIRQKYGEGFIAAVEEENVNTPEGIFLKKLTQIIEANLDNTDFDVNDLVNEIGMSRTVLYKKVQTLTDHSVAGFIKNMRLKKAAYLLTNTSYSVAEVTYMVGFNDRKHFSKEFKKFYNLSPTEYKASNN from the coding sequence ATGAGGAATATTAAAATTTACATTTTAAGCTGTTTTGCATTTCTTTCCATTTCTTTTGGCGTTTCTGCACAAAGATCTGATTTATATTTTGACCATATTGATTACGATGTGAGTTTTTCGCAAAGTATGATTTCGAGTATTCATCAAACCAAAAAAGGATTTATCTGGATAGGAACTGCAAACGGATTAATCAGTTACGACGGATATAATTTTCTGCGATATGTTTACAACAAAGACATTCTAAATACCATCAGCAACAATCATATTAACGTGATTCTGGAAGACAGACAAAAAGAACTTTGGGTTGGAACCAATAATGGATTGAATCTTTTTAATAAAAACGAAAGGAGTTTTTTAAGAGTTGACGTTCAGAAAATTAAAGGCGGACGAAATTATATTTCATCCATAATTCAGGATGATCAAAACCAAATTTGGATTGGGACTTTTGGCGGTATAAAGCGTCTTAACAGAGAGAAATATTTGTTAGAAGAAATCTCAAACGATCACAATTCACCATTCAGAAAAAGCAGGGTTTTGTCTTTGTTTTATGATCGCAATTATGGTGTTTTGGTTGGAACTTCTAAAGGCTTAGAATGTTTTGATCCTAAAAATGGCTCAAAAAAAATATTACCAAAAACATTGACAGATAACGAAGCTTTAATCAAATCAAAAATCTGGAAAATCATCAAAGAAAAAAATGGTAATTTATGGTTTGCGACTGAAGCAAATGGTGTTTTTTATTTTGATACAGACAAAAATATCGTAAAAAATTACCTTCTTAATACAAATAACAAAAACAGTTTGTCGTCAAATTGGGTCAATGATATTGTTTCTGTCGACAATAATACCATTTGGTTTGCCACTAAAAACGGTTTATGTGTTTACAAAAAAGATAAAAATGAATTCACCAAATACGGACATAATCCACTGGAAAGTTACAGTCTTTCAGACGATGATGTCAAATGTTTTTTAAAAGACCGTCATAACGATATTTGGATTGGGACGAATGGAGGAGGAGTCAATTTTTTTCAGAAAACTAATACCAATTTTACCAATATAAGAGAAGTCATCAAACCTAGTTTCGGATTAAATACAGCCTTTGTAAATGCAGTTGTGAGAGAAAATGACGGTTCAGTATGGGTTGGAACAAATGGCGGAGGCTTGAATTACCTTGACTTTAGAAATAATAAAAATATATCTTATCAAATTGAAGGTTACGATTTTGATAAAAGCGTTAACATGATAACGGCTTTGGTAAATCAAAACGAACAGAACTTGTTTTGCGGAACTTTCAATGGATTATTCAAATTCAATAAAAACAGTAAAACATTCCAGTTTATTTCGCTTTCACGCAAAGATTCTAAAGAAAGAGAACGTCCCATTACTTCTCTATTAATGGATAATACAGATTTATGGGTAGGAACAAACGGCAACGGACTGAAGAAAGTAATGCCCGACGGAACGGTCGAAATTTATATGGCAGACGGAACTTCAAATTCTCTCAGCGATAATTTTATCACTGATATTGTAAATAGAAAAGACGGACTTTGGATCGCTACACAATACGGCTTAAATTATTTCGATAAAAAGCTAAAACAAGTTACCAGAGTTTTTAAAGCCGGGCCAAAAAGCGGATTATCAAACAATAGTCTCACTGTAATGTTTACCGATTCTAAAAATCGTTTTTGGGTAGGAGCAGAAAGTGGCGGCGTAAATATTTTTGATGAAAAGAAAGGACGTTTCTTCGAAATCAACCGCTCTATGGGATTCACTGATGAAACCATCAAAAGTATTTCGGAAGATTCAGAAGGAAATATCTGGATCAGCGACAATAATTTATTGTACAAAATAAAAACTAAAACTATAAAGCCTGTTCTTGATATTGCTGATTTTGAAATCACGTCTTATTCTTCAAATGACGGTTTAAAAGTCAAGCAATTTTCAAATAACTGCAGTGTACAACTAAATGCAAAAGAACTCGTTTTTGGATGTTCAAACGGTTTAATCGTTTTTAACTCTTCAAAATTAATCAAGACAAAAGACAAATCGCCAATTGTTTTTACGAAGCTTATTGTTAATAATGAGGAAATTAGACCAGGAAACAAAGAAGTTGCTCTGGAAAAACGTATCAGCGAAACTACTGAAATTACTTTAAAACACGATCAGGGATACATTGGTTTGGAATTTAGTGCAATGAGTTTTATTTCGCCGGAAAAAAACGAATATGCTTATAAACTCGAAAGCTCTAATAAAGACGAATGGCATATTATAGGTTCGCAGCATTATATCAACTTAACCAATTTAAATTCCGGAACTTATCTTCTAAAAATAAAAACTTCAAACGGAGGCGGAGAATGGAATCCGAATATTAAGACTTTAAAAATTACTATTCTGCCACCGTGGTGGAAAACATGGTGGGCCTATTTGTTTTATATTGTTTTGTTAACAGGAGCTTCAGTTTTATTATTCCGCTTTTTCAGAAACCGAGAATTGTTAAAACAAGCTTTTTATCTGGAACAAGTTGAAAAAGAGAGACAGGAAGAATTGTATAAAATGAAACTGGATTTCTTTACTAATGTTTCGCACGAAATCAGAACGCCTCTGACATTAATCAGCGGACCAGTTGAAGAACTTTTGAGCAGTGCCGAGAAAAATTCGAATCTGGAACAGAAACTAAAAACCATAAAAAACAATTCTGATAGATTATTGAAATTAGTTAATGAATTAATGGATTTTAGAAAAGCCGAAAAAGGCAGTATGAAAATCTATTGCGAACAGCAGGATATTGTTTCGTTTTGTTTTGATATTTACGAATCGTTTCGAGGAATTGCCGTCGAGAAAAAAATCGATTATAAATTCGTTTTAAATATAAATACAGTACAGCTTTATTTCGATAAAAACCAAATGGAGAAAGTGATTTACAATCTGCTTTCGAATGCCTTTAAATTTACCGGAAAAAACGGCCGAATTACTTTAGGCGTAGAACAAAAAGAAGATTCAGATTATGTCGAAATAAAAGTAAAAGACAACGGAATAGGTATTCCGGAAAACAGAAAAAAGAAGATTTTTAAGAATTTTTTCCAATTAGACGAACGCGGCAGTGCTAATTTAGGCAGCGGAATTGGTTTGGCTTTAAGCAAAAGTATTGTAGAACTGCATCACGGAGAAATCAAAGTTCAGACAGAAGAAGATCCAAACTTTACGACCATATTTACAATCAAATTAAAGAAAGGGAAAGATCATTTTAAAAAATCGCAGATAGTCGACAATTCAGTTAAGATTGAAGAAAATGCAAACCCAATTTCGGATGTTAAAACAGAAATTGAAACTTACGAAAGAGAATACGAAGAACTGGAAAACAGCAATAAAAAGACTGTTCTGGTTATTGAAGACAATGAAGAAGTACTCTCTTTTGTGTACGATATTTTGTATCACGATTATAGAGTTTTGAAATTTACAGATGGAATTCATGCACTCGAGTATATGGAGAAAGAAATTCCGGATCTTATCGTAACCGACGTTATGATGCCGGAAATGGACGGCTTTGAATTGTGCACTATTTTAAAAACAAATCAAAATACAAACCACATTCCGGTTATTTTGTTAACGGCAAAATCTTCTACTTTAAATAGAATTGAAGGACTTTCTACAGGAGCAGATGCTTATATTTCGAAGCCTTTTAGTATTGAAGAATTAAAACTCACAATCGCCAATTTATTATCAGCCAAAGAAATCATTCGTCAGAAATATGGAGAAGGATTTATTGCCGCTGTTGAAGAAGAAAACGTAAATACGCCGGAAGGAATCTTTTTGAAAAAACTCACTCAGATTATCGAAGCAAATCTGGATAATACTGATTTTGATGTAAATGATCTGGTAAATGAAATAGGAATGAGCAGAACCGTGCTTTACAAAAAAGTTCAAACTCTCACAGATCATTCAGTGGCTGGTTTTATCAAAAATATGAGATTAAAAAAAGCGGCCTATTTATTAACCAATACCAGTTATTCTGTTGCTGAGGTAACTTATATGGTTGGTTTTAATGACAGAAAGCATTTTAGTAAAGAATTTAAAAAGTTTTATAATTTATCACCTACTGAATATAAAGCTTCAAATAATTAA
- a CDS encoding REP-associated tyrosine transposase, protein MSTKYKATTTEEAYFITVTAIGWIDIFTRLNQKNILINALKYCQENKGLEIYAYCIMSSHIHLLCKGTNGFVLSDIIRDFKKFTSKKIIQTIIDEPESRREWMLEYFQKSCEHLKKNQTYKVWQNGYHAEHIYSNKFIKQKIDYIHNNPVKDKTVSSSEDYYFSSARNYSGLENDLDVVLLDLF, encoded by the coding sequence ATGTCAACAAAATATAAAGCAACAACAACTGAGGAAGCATATTTTATAACTGTAACTGCTATAGGATGGATAGATATATTTACAAGACTAAATCAGAAAAACATCTTAATAAATGCTTTAAAGTATTGTCAGGAAAATAAAGGTTTAGAAATTTATGCTTACTGTATTATGAGCAGCCATATTCATTTGCTCTGCAAAGGAACGAATGGTTTTGTATTATCTGATATTATTAGAGATTTTAAAAAATTTACATCAAAAAAAATAATACAAACTATAATAGATGAACCTGAAAGCAGAAGAGAATGGATGTTGGAATATTTTCAAAAGTCATGTGAACATTTAAAAAAGAACCAGACTTATAAAGTATGGCAAAATGGCTATCACGCAGAACATATTTACAGCAATAAATTTATCAAGCAAAAAATTGATTACATCCATAACAATCCCGTAAAAGATAAAACTGTTAGTTCATCTGAAGATTATTATTTTAGTTCGGCAAGGAATTATTCAGGCTTAGAAAATGATTTAGATGTTGTTTTGTTAGATCTGTTTTGA